The following coding sequences are from one Catenulispora sp. MAP5-51 window:
- the pgk gene encoding phosphoglycerate kinase, translating into MKTLDDLDVAGKKVLLRSDLNVPLDGDRITDDGRIRASVPTINALLAKGAKVIIAAHLGRPKGEPDPKYSLAPVAQRLGELLDVPVTFAADTVGESAQAAVAAMPERSVVLLENVRFNAGETAKDDAARGAFADQLAALADVFVSDGFGAVHRKHASVYDIATRLPAGAGLLIQAEVEVLKKLTEDVARPYAVVLGGSKVSDKLAVIANLLEKADSILVGGGMVFTFLKAQGFEVGKSLLEEDQIDTVKGYLQRAAERGVEFVLPIDIIAATAFAADADHEVVSASAIPADRLGLDIGPESGKLFANKLSNAKTIFWNGPMGVFEMEPYVGGTRAVAQGLIDSDAFTVVGGGDSAAAVRTLGFDEASFGHISTGGGASLEYLEGKTLPGLAVLEEGK; encoded by the coding sequence ATGAAGACCCTCGACGACCTCGACGTCGCCGGCAAGAAGGTCCTGCTCCGCTCGGACCTGAACGTCCCGCTGGACGGCGACCGCATCACCGACGACGGCCGCATCCGCGCCTCGGTCCCGACGATCAACGCGCTGCTCGCCAAGGGCGCCAAGGTGATCATCGCGGCGCACCTGGGCCGCCCGAAGGGCGAGCCGGACCCCAAGTACAGCCTGGCCCCGGTCGCCCAGCGGCTCGGCGAGCTGCTGGACGTCCCGGTCACCTTCGCCGCCGACACCGTGGGCGAATCGGCGCAGGCCGCCGTGGCCGCGATGCCGGAGCGCTCGGTGGTGCTGCTGGAGAACGTCCGCTTCAACGCCGGCGAGACGGCCAAGGACGACGCCGCCCGCGGCGCGTTCGCCGACCAGCTCGCGGCCCTGGCGGACGTGTTCGTCTCCGACGGCTTCGGCGCCGTGCACCGCAAGCACGCCTCGGTCTACGACATCGCCACCCGGCTCCCGGCCGGCGCCGGCCTGCTGATCCAGGCCGAGGTCGAGGTCCTGAAGAAGCTCACCGAGGACGTCGCGCGCCCCTACGCGGTGGTCCTGGGCGGCTCGAAGGTCTCCGACAAGCTCGCGGTCATCGCGAACCTGCTGGAGAAGGCCGACAGCATCCTGGTCGGCGGCGGCATGGTGTTCACCTTCCTCAAGGCCCAGGGCTTCGAGGTCGGCAAGTCGCTGCTGGAAGAGGACCAGATCGACACGGTGAAGGGCTATCTGCAGCGCGCGGCCGAGCGCGGCGTGGAGTTCGTGCTGCCGATCGACATCATCGCGGCCACCGCGTTCGCCGCGGACGCCGACCACGAGGTGGTCTCGGCCTCGGCGATCCCGGCCGACCGCCTGGGCCTGGACATCGGCCCGGAGTCCGGCAAGCTGTTCGCGAACAAGCTCTCCAACGCCAAGACCATCTTCTGGAACGGCCCGATGGGCGTGTTCGAGATGGAGCCGTACGTCGGCGGCACCCGCGCCGTGGCGCAGGGCCTGATCGACTCCGACGCGTTCACCGTGGTCGGCGGCGGCGACTCGGCCGCGGCGGTGCGTACGCTGGGCTTCGACGAGGCCTCGTTCGGCCACATCTCCACCGGCGGCGGCGCGAGCCTTGAGTACCTGGAGGGCAAGACCCTTCCCGGTCTGGCCGTGCTCGAGGAAGGGAAGTAG